In one Alnus glutinosa chromosome 12, dhAlnGlut1.1, whole genome shotgun sequence genomic region, the following are encoded:
- the LOC133851602 gene encoding isoamylase 2, chloroplastic → MATLPPSPTIRARCLKCGTSESSKLSPACHYICRNQIRYGFEKMNLERKLVCGEIAQTVVKTSYQRLDSKVYATSRVLIEETEEKVTTITEAEDLEKASTYVFWTEVGGQVKVSVRKKNVKYAVYIELPSLQLHSSYDRLVLSWGMYRADSSSFMPLDVRSSAPDSRTTASETPFKHTASGRFVLELEFEAKQFPFYLSFLLKPSLDSDPSSSEIEIRSHRKTNFCVPVGFNRGYPSPLGLTFSPDGSMNFAIFTRNAESVVLCLYDDTTANKPTLELDLDPYINRSGDVWHASFESAWTFVSYGYRCKGPLLQRNKDKFDAGKILLDPYAKIIGNSIPSSDGSKLPLKYLGRLCKEPAFDWGDDVHPDLPMEKLVIYRLNVRHFTQHESSQLPTDVAGTFSGLTEKLQHFKDLGLNAILLEPIFSFDDQKGPYFPCHFFSPMNLYGPSGGSVSAINSMKEMVKKLHANGIEVLLEVVFTHTAAEGTLQGIDDLSYYRVNGVADLGATNSLSCNYPIVQQMILDSLRHWVTEFHVDGFCFINASSLLRGFHGEYLSRPPLVEAITFDPLLSKTKIIADCWDPHDMLPNETRFPHWKRWAEMNTKFCNDVRNFWRGEGLLSDLATRLCGSGDIFSDGRGPSFSFNFVARNFGLSLVDLVSFSNDTLASQLSWNCGEEGPTSNTAVLQRRLKQIRNFLFVLFVSVGVPVLNMGDECGQTSGGSPSYTDRQPFDWNALRTGFAIQTTQFVSFLSSFRMRRGDLLQKRSFWKEENIDWHGNEQSPPRWEDPSCKFLAMTLKADKVESPLSSESSHLRGDLFIAFNAADRSENVILPQPPDGMSWCRLVDTALPFPGFFSTNGEPVLEQMAGLAVYEMKSHSCALFEASSLISD, encoded by the coding sequence ATGGCAACTCTTCCACCATCACCTACAATTAGGGCCCGCTGTCTAAAGTGTGGAACCAGTGAATCTTCTAAACTGTCACCAGCCTGTCATTATATATGTAGAAACCAAATCAGATATGGCTTCGAAAAAATGAATTTGGAGAGAAAGCTTGTTTGTGGAGAAATTGCCCAGACTGTCGTAAAAACTTCTTACCAGCGTCTTGATTCAAAAGTTTATGCTACATCACGAGTTCTTATTGAGGAAACTGAAGAGAAAGTCACTACAATTACTGAAGCTGAAGATCTGGAAAAGGCATCAACTTACGTATTTTGGACAGAAGTTGGTGGTCAGGTGAAAGTTTCTGTTAGAAAGAAAAACGTCAAATATGCCGTGTATATTGAACTTCCATCCTTGCAACTACATAGCAGTTATGATAGACTGGTATTGAGTTGGGGTATGTATAGAGCTGATTCATCATCTTTCATGCCTCTGGATGTTCGAAGTTCAGCGCCAGATAGTAGAACCACCGCCAGTGAAACCCCATTCAAGCATACAGCTTCTGGCAGGTTTGTACTTGAGTTGGAGTTTGAAGCAAAACAATTTCCCTTCTATCTTTCATTTCTATTAAAACCTTCATTAGATTCTGATCCGAGTAGCTCAGAAATTGAAATTAGAAGTCATAGAAAGACGAACTTTTGTGTGCCAGTTGGTTTTAACAGAGGTTATCCTTCTCCTTTGGGTCTCACCTTTTCACCTGATGGTTCCATGAACTTTGCAATTTTTACAAGAAATGCAGAAAGTGTGGTTTTATGTTTGTATGATGACACAACAGCCAATAAACCCACTTTAGAGCTTGATCTAGATCCATACATCAATCGATCAGGTGATGTCTGGCATGCCTCATTTGAAAGTGCGTGGACGTTTGTGAGCTATGGTTATCGATGCAAAGGGCCCCTTCTTCAGAGAAACAAAGATAAATTTGACGCAGGGAAAATTCTTCTGGATCCATATGCTAAGATCATTGGGAATTCTATTCCTAGTAGTGATGGATCTAAGTTGCCTCTGAAGTATCTTGGAAGATTATGCAAGGAACCTGCTTTTGACTGGGGTGATGATGTTCATCCTGACTTGCCAATGGAAAAGCTAGTGATTTATCGGTTGaatgtgagacactttactCAGCACGAGTCTAGTCAGCTACCTACCGATGTAGCAGGGACCTTCTCTGGTTTGACAGAGAAGTTGCAGCATTTTAAAGATCTTGGCTTGAATGCCATTTTACTGGAGCCAATTTTCTCATTCGATGATCAAAAGGGACCATATTTTCCTTGTCATTTCTTTTCGCCCATGAACCTATATGGGCCTTCTGGTGGATCTGTATCTGCTATCAACTCAATGAAAGAGATGGTGAAAAAATTGCATGCCAATGGGATAGAGGTTTTGTTGGAAGTTGTTTTCACTCATACTGCTGCTGAAGGAACACTGCAAGGAATTGATGATTTGTCCTATTATCGTGTGAATGGAGTTGCAGATTTGGGAGCAACAAATTCTTTGAGTTGTAATTATCCTATCGTGCAACAAATGATTTTGGATAGTCTTCGACATTGGGTGACTGAGTTTCATGTCGATGGATTTTGTTTCATAAATGCTTCATCTCTGTTGAGAGGGTTTCATGGAGAGTACTTGTCTCGACCTCCTCTGGTTGAAGCAATAACTTTTGACCCACTACTCTCAAAGACTAAGATCATTGCAGATTGCTGGGATCCACATGACATGCTACCCAATGAAACTCGTTTTCCTCATTGGAAGAGATGGGCAGAAatgaatacaaaattttgtaatGATGTGAGAAACTTTTGGAGGGGTGAGGGTCTTCTTAGTGACCTTGCGACACGGCTTTGTGGGAGTGGAGACATCTTTTCAGATGGCCGAGGcccatcattctctttcaattttgttGCCAGAAATTTTGGACTCTCTCTTGTGGACTTAGTCAGCTTCAGTAATGATACATTAGCTTCACAGTTAAGTTGGAATTGCGGGGAAGAAGGACCTACGAGTAACACCGCTGTCCTTCAAAGACGGCTTAAACAAATCCGAAATTTTCTCTTTGTATTGTTTGTTTCAGTGGGTGTTCCTGTTCTTAACATGGGAGATGAATGTGGCCAAACTTCTGGCGGTTCCCCTTCATATACCGACAGACAGCCGTTTGATTGGAATGCTCTAAGGACGGGTTTTGCCATTCAAACCACGCAATTCGTCTCATTTTTGAGTTCATTTAGAATGAGGAGAGGTGACCTACTTCAGAAGAGAAGCTTctggaaagaagaaaatattgaCTGGCATGGAAATGAGCAGTCTCCACCTAGATGGGAAGACCCATCCTGCAAATTCCTGGCCATGACATTGAAGGCTGACAAAGTGGAGAGCCCCTTGAGCTCTGAATCTTCACATCTAAGGGgtgatttatttattgcttTCAATGCAGCTGATCGTTCAGAGAATGTTATTCTACCCCAACCTCCAGACGGGATGTCATGGTGCAGATTGGTTGACACGGCTCTCCCATTCCCAGGGTTTTTCTCAACCAATGGTGAACCCGTTCTTGAGCAGATGGCAGGATTGGCTGTTTATGAGATGAAGTCTCACAGTTGTGCTCTATTTGAAGCTAGCAGCCTAATAAGTGACTGA